In Acidobacteriota bacterium, the genomic window GCACCCGCCGGTCGGACCGTGGAACAGCTGTGGCAGCAACTGGTGCAGGCCCACCCCGGCCTGGGCTCGCTTGGCTACCGACCGATGGTCGCCTGTGACTGTCGCTACAGCGACTGGGACTCGGTATTGGACGACGTCCAGGAGGTTGCGTTCCTGCCGCCGGTCAGCGGAGGCTAGATCG contains:
- a CDS encoding MoaD/ThiS family protein → MTVEVRLFAVLTDHTGWSRQSMDAPAGRTVEQLWQQLVQAHPGLGSLGYRPMVACDCRYSDWDSVLDDVQEVAFLPPVSGG